A single genomic interval of Plantibacter sp. Leaf314 harbors:
- a CDS encoding carbohydrate ABC transporter permease produces the protein MSSGIAGASLQDRKTDRRPDGTDGGAPLKRTPAGAARRRRRVRREDLVKLGFVAPAALYIVLFFGYPVVKNVTMSFQEYTTKTFFTGEAPWVGFANYVTVFSSQLFTPALLNTALFTVGSIAGQFVIGLALAVFFKRRFPLSSFLRAMLLLPWLLPLIVSSATWRSILDQDSGVLNTALGTIGLGGVPWLTSPSVALFAVVLVNIWIGIPFNVTILYGGLQDIPDELYEAGALDGATGWKAFRHITWPNLRPVVSVVLVLGVVYTIKVLDIILGLTNGGPANATQTLSVRSYQESFVNFEFGVGAAFSNILIVISLLFAIVYLRVNRRAVDE, from the coding sequence ATGAGCAGCGGCATCGCCGGAGCCTCGCTCCAGGACCGGAAGACCGACCGACGTCCCGACGGCACCGACGGGGGTGCGCCCCTGAAGCGCACCCCTGCCGGGGCCGCCCGCCGGCGCCGACGCGTCCGTCGGGAAGACCTCGTCAAGCTCGGCTTCGTCGCCCCGGCAGCGCTCTACATCGTGCTGTTCTTCGGCTACCCGGTCGTCAAGAACGTGACGATGAGCTTCCAGGAGTACACGACGAAGACCTTCTTCACGGGCGAGGCACCGTGGGTCGGGTTCGCGAACTACGTGACCGTGTTCAGCTCCCAGCTGTTCACCCCGGCGCTCCTCAACACGGCGCTGTTCACGGTCGGCTCCATCGCCGGTCAGTTCGTGATCGGGCTCGCCCTCGCGGTGTTCTTCAAGCGACGCTTCCCCCTGAGCTCGTTCCTCCGGGCGATGCTGCTGCTCCCCTGGCTCCTCCCCCTGATCGTGTCGAGCGCCACCTGGCGGTCGATCCTCGATCAGGACAGCGGTGTCCTGAACACCGCCCTCGGCACCATCGGCCTCGGCGGAGTCCCGTGGTTGACCAGTCCTTCGGTCGCCCTGTTCGCGGTCGTCCTCGTGAACATCTGGATCGGCATCCCGTTCAACGTCACGATCCTCTACGGAGGCCTGCAGGACATCCCCGACGAACTGTACGAGGCGGGCGCGCTCGACGGCGCGACGGGGTGGAAGGCCTTCCGCCACATCACGTGGCCGAACCTCCGCCCGGTGGTGAGTGTGGTGCTCGTGCTCGGCGTCGTCTACACGATCAAGGTGCTGGACATCATCCTCGGCCTGACGAACGGCGGCCCGGCGAACGCCACCCAGACCCTGTCCGTGCGCTCGTACCAGGAGTCGTTCGTGAACTTCGAGTTCGGCGTCGGCGCCGCGTTCAGCAACATCCTGATCGTCATCTCGCTCCTCTTCGCGATCGTCTACCTCCGCGTCAACCGACGCGCGGTCGACGAGTAA
- a CDS encoding carbohydrate ABC transporter permease translates to MTTTSIVTGGRQTRRFAPVGPSRRRGDRRRLGSTVLGVLILAIMLFPVYWMVNASLQPSGNTLTGDFFPVNPSFAGYEKAIADQGGHLVTSLVISLGTVVLTLAIAAPAAYALAQFRFRWISIALLVILIAQMIPGIVIANALYSAYNDLGLLNSIPGLILADASHAIPFAILILRASMQTIPPSIVEAARVDGAGLVRAFVSIVLPVSRNVLITAGLFAFLFSWSDFLFALTLTTTEDVRPVTLGIYQYLGSQVSNWSAVMATAVLSSLPAIILLVIAQRFIAAGATGGAVK, encoded by the coding sequence ATGACCACGACCAGCATCGTGACCGGCGGCCGACAGACCCGTCGCTTCGCCCCGGTCGGCCCGTCGCGTCGCCGCGGCGACCGACGACGCCTCGGCTCCACCGTCCTCGGCGTCCTCATCCTCGCGATCATGCTCTTCCCCGTCTACTGGATGGTGAACGCGTCGCTCCAGCCGTCGGGCAACACCCTCACCGGCGACTTCTTCCCCGTGAACCCGAGCTTCGCCGGGTACGAGAAGGCGATCGCCGACCAGGGCGGGCACCTCGTGACGAGCCTCGTCATCTCGCTCGGGACCGTCGTGCTGACCCTCGCGATCGCCGCACCCGCGGCCTACGCGCTCGCCCAGTTCCGGTTCCGGTGGATCAGCATCGCCCTGCTCGTGATCCTCATCGCGCAGATGATCCCCGGCATCGTGATCGCCAACGCCCTCTACTCCGCCTACAACGACCTCGGCCTGCTCAACTCGATCCCCGGGCTGATCCTCGCCGACGCGTCGCACGCCATCCCGTTCGCGATCCTCATCCTGCGGGCGTCGATGCAGACCATCCCGCCCTCGATCGTCGAGGCGGCACGGGTCGACGGCGCCGGGCTCGTGCGGGCGTTCGTCTCGATCGTCCTGCCCGTGAGCCGCAACGTGCTCATCACCGCCGGACTGTTCGCGTTCCTGTTCTCCTGGAGCGACTTCCTGTTCGCGCTGACCCTGACGACGACCGAGGACGTGCGCCCCGTGACCCTCGGGATCTACCAGTACCTCGGCTCGCAGGTGTCGAACTGGAGCGCCGTCATGGCGACCGCGGTCCTCTCGTCCCTGCCCGCCATCATCCTGCTCGTCATCGCCCAGCGCTTCATCGCCGCCGGGGCGACGGGCGGCGCCGTCAAATGA
- a CDS encoding ThuA domain-containing protein, whose product MSDSTTPVRVLVWGENRHEQIEEKVRAIYPDGMHTTIKEGIEEHLGADAVVTTTTLDEPEHGLTEEVLAATDVLVWWGHAAHDEVADEVVERVHQHVLAGMGLLVLHSGHWSKIFGKLMGTTCTLRWRSEEDREIVWTVDPTHPIAQGVPHPFIIPAQEMYGEFFDVPAPDELIFLSTFTGGEVFRSGMTYKRGFGKIFFFSPGDQDYPVYHHEHVRRVLANGVRWAHTLRPERAVPVLLRYETEDFYNGRGYEGALER is encoded by the coding sequence ATGTCCGACAGCACCACCCCCGTCCGCGTCCTCGTCTGGGGCGAGAACCGTCACGAACAGATCGAGGAGAAGGTCCGCGCGATCTACCCCGACGGCATGCACACCACCATCAAGGAGGGCATCGAGGAGCACCTCGGCGCCGACGCGGTCGTCACCACCACGACGCTCGACGAGCCGGAGCACGGCCTGACCGAGGAGGTGCTCGCCGCGACCGACGTGCTCGTGTGGTGGGGTCACGCCGCGCACGACGAGGTCGCCGACGAGGTCGTCGAACGGGTCCACCAGCACGTCCTCGCCGGCATGGGCCTGCTCGTGCTGCACTCGGGCCACTGGTCGAAGATCTTCGGCAAGCTCATGGGCACCACCTGCACGCTGCGGTGGCGGTCTGAGGAGGACCGGGAGATCGTGTGGACGGTCGATCCGACCCACCCCATCGCCCAGGGTGTCCCCCACCCGTTCATCATCCCCGCGCAGGAGATGTACGGCGAGTTCTTCGACGTCCCGGCGCCGGACGAGCTGATCTTCCTCTCGACGTTCACGGGCGGCGAGGTGTTCCGCTCCGGCATGACCTACAAGCGCGGCTTCGGCAAGATCTTCTTCTTCTCCCCCGGCGACCAGGACTACCCCGTCTACCACCACGAGCACGTCCGACGCGTCCTCGCGAACGGCGTCCGGTGGGCGCACACGCTGCGGCCTGAGCGCGCGGTGCCGGTCCTCCTGCGGTACGAGACCGAGGACTTCTACAACGGTCGCGGCTACGAGGGAGCGCTCGAACGATGA
- a CDS encoding Gfo/Idh/MocA family protein — MSAPVDGGFAVLADAAAPVRLVLVGAGGMGRAWLRTILANPDTELVGVVDLDTALAESAVAEAGLQVGPDGVVVGTSVSVVAEATGAHAVVNVTVPAAHHPVNTEALFAGLPVLCEKPIAPTVAQALSLAATAEASGQLLMTSQSRRYYASIAAFREQVASLGRLGSATTEFFKAPHFGGFREEMPHVLLVDMAIHAFDAARYVLGSDPIAVYCEEFNPAWSWFSADAAATAVFEFADGVRYTYSGSWCADGVETSWNGSWRVNGEHGTAVWDGDSAPRRQLAPTDGVAAEVETATLEADVPEEIAGSLVEFVDAIRTGRVPSGEVHANVLSLAMVEAAVRSAETGARVSIADVLAQAHAQALEAEPRDDVRAALVPTS; from the coding sequence ATGAGTGCGCCTGTCGACGGTGGCTTCGCGGTGCTCGCCGACGCGGCGGCCCCGGTGCGGCTCGTCCTCGTGGGCGCGGGCGGCATGGGCCGGGCCTGGCTCCGGACGATCCTCGCGAACCCCGACACGGAGCTCGTCGGCGTCGTCGACCTCGACACGGCCCTCGCCGAGTCGGCCGTCGCCGAGGCCGGGCTGCAGGTGGGTCCTGACGGTGTCGTCGTCGGGACCAGCGTGTCGGTCGTCGCCGAGGCCACCGGGGCGCACGCGGTCGTGAACGTGACCGTGCCCGCCGCGCACCATCCGGTGAACACCGAGGCGCTCTTCGCCGGGCTGCCCGTGCTGTGCGAGAAGCCGATCGCGCCCACGGTGGCGCAGGCCCTCTCCCTGGCCGCCACGGCGGAGGCGAGCGGACAGCTGCTGATGACGAGTCAGTCGCGCCGCTACTACGCGTCGATCGCCGCGTTCCGGGAGCAGGTCGCCTCGCTCGGCCGCCTGGGCTCGGCGACCACCGAGTTCTTCAAGGCGCCGCACTTCGGCGGGTTCCGCGAGGAGATGCCGCACGTGCTGCTCGTCGACATGGCCATCCATGCCTTCGACGCCGCCCGCTACGTCCTCGGAAGCGACCCGATCGCCGTGTACTGCGAGGAGTTCAACCCCGCCTGGAGCTGGTTCTCGGCCGATGCCGCCGCCACCGCGGTCTTCGAGTTCGCAGACGGTGTCCGATACACCTACAGCGGCAGCTGGTGCGCCGACGGCGTGGAGACGTCGTGGAACGGCAGCTGGCGCGTCAACGGTGAACACGGCACCGCGGTCTGGGACGGCGACTCCGCGCCCCGGCGGCAGCTCGCGCCGACGGACGGGGTGGCCGCCGAGGTCGAGACCGCGACGCTCGAGGCCGACGTGCCGGAGGAGATCGCCGGTTCGCTCGTCGAGTTCGTCGATGCGATCCGGACGGGACGGGTCCCCTCGGGCGAGGTCCACGCGAACGTCCTGAGCCTCGCGATGGTCGAGGCCGCCGTACGGTCCGCGGAGACCGGCGCGCGGGTGTCCATCGCGGACGTGCTCGCCCAGGCGCACGCGCAGGCGCTCGAGGCCGAACCGCGCGACGACGTCCGAGCGGCGCTCGTCCCCACCAGCTGA
- a CDS encoding leucyl aminopeptidase: MPSRPTKLIPPTFSRTPSLDAETVELEVAIDFPEGVEAIGLAVAPALDGVHDEIPAALGLDRAALTRAGFTGELGQTLVIPSQDAPTFIAVGVGAPAKRTAAALRDVAAAFARAASSFATIGLDVAHAFNLDAASAGQLVVEGALLARYRYTELKREAKRTPLVALHLVAAGDDLADTATGAHRGEVLARSANLARDLANTPPGHLTATDLAEVAQLLGAANGFDVEVFDKDALIELGLGGLLGVNAGSLEEPRLIKLRYTPKDADGSPVEPAGHLALVGKGIMYDSGGISLKPSDPSHAAMKMDMAGAGAILSAMTALDELHCASSVTAFLMCTDNMPSGSATMLGDVLTFRNGTTVEIKNTDAEGRLVLADGLSLAVEEGPDAIVDIATLTGAAIMALGTKTAAVHGTEQGIVDRTLASAKATDEQLWQLPLERSYRKQLDSDVADLANIGGRYAGSTLAALFLAEFVGDVPWAHLDIAGTMLVESDESWRSKGATGYGTRLLVDLALNFSA; the protein is encoded by the coding sequence ATGCCATCCCGCCCCACCAAGTTGATCCCGCCGACCTTCTCCCGCACGCCGTCGCTCGACGCCGAGACGGTCGAGTTGGAGGTGGCGATCGACTTCCCCGAGGGCGTCGAAGCCATCGGTCTCGCCGTCGCCCCCGCGCTCGACGGCGTACACGACGAGATCCCCGCGGCCCTCGGCCTCGACCGGGCGGCCCTGACCCGCGCCGGCTTCACCGGCGAGCTCGGCCAGACGCTCGTGATCCCCAGCCAGGACGCACCGACGTTCATCGCGGTCGGTGTCGGCGCCCCCGCGAAGCGCACCGCCGCCGCACTCCGCGACGTCGCCGCCGCCTTCGCCCGCGCCGCCTCCTCCTTCGCGACCATCGGCCTCGACGTCGCGCACGCGTTCAACCTCGACGCCGCATCGGCCGGACAGCTCGTCGTGGAGGGCGCCCTGCTCGCCCGCTACCGCTACACCGAGCTCAAGCGCGAGGCGAAGCGCACGCCGCTCGTCGCTCTCCACCTCGTCGCGGCCGGCGACGACCTCGCGGACACCGCGACCGGCGCCCACCGCGGCGAGGTCCTCGCCCGCTCGGCGAACCTGGCCCGCGATCTCGCGAACACCCCGCCCGGTCACCTCACGGCGACGGACCTCGCCGAGGTCGCGCAGCTCCTCGGCGCCGCCAACGGCTTCGACGTGGAAGTCTTCGACAAGGACGCGCTCATCGAGCTCGGCCTCGGTGGTCTGCTCGGCGTCAACGCCGGCAGCCTCGAAGAGCCCCGCTTGATCAAGCTGCGGTACACGCCGAAGGACGCCGACGGGTCGCCCGTCGAACCGGCCGGGCACCTCGCGCTCGTCGGCAAGGGCATCATGTACGACTCGGGCGGCATCTCGCTCAAGCCCTCCGACCCGTCGCACGCCGCGATGAAGATGGACATGGCGGGTGCCGGCGCGATCCTCTCCGCCATGACCGCGCTGGACGAGTTGCACTGCGCGAGCAGCGTCACGGCGTTCCTCATGTGCACGGACAACATGCCCTCCGGCTCGGCGACGATGCTCGGCGACGTGCTGACGTTCCGCAACGGCACGACCGTCGAGATCAAGAACACGGACGCCGAGGGTCGCCTCGTCCTCGCCGACGGCCTGAGCCTGGCGGTCGAGGAGGGCCCCGACGCGATCGTCGACATCGCGACGCTGACGGGCGCCGCGATCATGGCGCTCGGCACGAAGACCGCCGCGGTGCACGGGACCGAGCAGGGCATCGTCGACCGGACGCTCGCTTCGGCGAAGGCCACTGACGAGCAGCTGTGGCAGCTGCCCCTCGAGCGCAGCTATCGGAAGCAGCTCGACTCCGACGTCGCCGACCTCGCCAACATCGGTGGTCGCTACGCCGGTTCGACGCTCGCCGCGCTGTTCCTCGCCGAGTTCGTCGGCGATGTGCCGTGGGCGCACCTCGACATCGCCGGAACCATGCTCGTGGAGTCCGACGAGTCGTGGCGTTCGAAGGGCGCGACCGGCTACGGCACGCGTCTCCTCGTCGACCTGGCGCTGAACTTCAGCGCCTGA
- a CDS encoding cyclopropane-fatty-acyl-phospholipid synthase family protein: protein MTSEHEPTLTDPAEFWEDRYRSRGQVWSGRPNAALEREVGDLRPGTALELGSGEGADAVWLAQQGWSVTAVDISPTALALGRSTAEAAGVADRITWIEADLATWEPSGRFDLVAATFLHSPVAFPREEVLRRAASAVAPGGTLLVVGHGGPPPWSTGHLGHAHFPTPEEVHASLELDAAEWEVRTSALVPRAAIGPSGEPAELDDSVLHLRRRP, encoded by the coding sequence ATGACCTCCGAGCACGAGCCCACCCTCACCGATCCCGCCGAGTTCTGGGAGGACCGTTACCGCAGCCGTGGTCAGGTGTGGAGCGGCCGGCCGAACGCCGCCCTCGAGCGCGAGGTGGGCGACCTCCGCCCCGGCACCGCGCTCGAGCTCGGGAGCGGCGAGGGAGCCGACGCGGTCTGGCTCGCGCAGCAGGGCTGGTCCGTCACGGCGGTCGACATCTCCCCGACCGCGCTGGCCCTCGGCCGCTCCACCGCGGAGGCCGCCGGGGTCGCCGACCGCATCACCTGGATCGAGGCCGACCTCGCCACGTGGGAACCCTCCGGCCGCTTCGACCTCGTCGCCGCGACGTTCCTGCACTCCCCGGTCGCGTTCCCGCGTGAGGAGGTCCTCCGTCGCGCCGCCTCGGCTGTGGCTCCCGGCGGCACGCTCCTCGTCGTCGGGCACGGCGGTCCGCCGCCCTGGAGCACCGGGCACCTCGGGCACGCCCACTTCCCCACGCCGGAGGAGGTGCATGCCTCGCTCGAGCTCGACGCCGCCGAGTGGGAGGTCCGCACCTCGGCGCTCGTCCCCCGTGCCGCGATCGGCCCGTCGGGCGAGCCCGCCGAGCTCGACGACAGCGTCCTCCACCTCCGCCGCCGTCCCTAA
- a CDS encoding LacI family DNA-binding transcriptional regulator, whose product MATDPATGRRETTVSDVAKAAKVSKATAARALGDYGAVSEDVRDRVQAAAERLGYRPNALAKSMNTGKSNTIGVVIGDIENPFFARATRGISDVAQAAGFDLILANSDEEIDAETAAIELLLDKRVDGFIVTPASSIETRSLQTALAEGRPVVLLDRRAAGMEADTVVADNASGAAAATRHLLEAGHRRIAFVSTLAHEHPYVSGDVVGSSSVGDRIDGFTAALGEAGVEDPASFVHLNARADGIDVITRRVLDGPDAVTAIVASDSLVGSAVFRTIRELGLAIPGDVSLIAFDDADWTSLTTPPITVVSQPIYELGAESARRLIARIGGTGSETEEFVLAQTLIERGSVGAPPRR is encoded by the coding sequence ATGGCAACGGATCCGGCTACCGGACGACGCGAGACGACGGTGTCCGACGTCGCGAAAGCCGCCAAGGTCTCCAAGGCCACGGCGGCCCGAGCGCTCGGCGACTACGGGGCCGTGAGCGAGGACGTCAGGGACCGCGTGCAGGCTGCTGCCGAACGCCTCGGCTACCGCCCCAACGCCCTCGCGAAGAGCATGAACACGGGGAAGTCGAACACCATCGGAGTGGTCATCGGTGACATCGAGAACCCCTTCTTCGCCCGAGCCACCCGAGGGATCTCCGACGTCGCGCAAGCCGCCGGATTCGACCTCATCCTCGCCAATTCCGACGAGGAGATCGACGCCGAGACGGCCGCGATCGAGCTGCTCCTCGACAAGCGCGTGGACGGGTTCATCGTGACCCCGGCCTCCTCGATCGAAACGAGAAGTTTACAAACGGCGCTCGCGGAAGGTCGGCCCGTGGTACTCCTCGACCGCCGAGCGGCCGGCATGGAGGCGGACACGGTCGTCGCCGACAACGCCTCGGGAGCGGCTGCGGCGACCCGGCACCTCCTCGAAGCCGGTCACCGGCGCATCGCCTTCGTGTCGACGCTCGCCCATGAGCACCCCTACGTCTCCGGCGACGTCGTCGGGTCCTCCTCGGTGGGCGACCGCATCGACGGGTTCACGGCGGCGCTCGGCGAAGCCGGGGTCGAGGATCCCGCCTCCTTCGTCCACCTCAACGCCCGCGCGGACGGGATCGACGTCATCACGCGGCGGGTCCTCGACGGTCCCGATGCCGTCACGGCGATCGTCGCCTCCGACAGCCTCGTCGGCTCAGCCGTGTTCCGGACCATCCGGGAACTCGGCCTGGCGATCCCGGGCGACGTGTCGCTCATCGCGTTCGACGACGCCGACTGGACGAGCCTCACGACGCCCCCGATCACCGTCGTCTCCCAGCCGATCTACGAGCTCGGTGCGGAGTCCGCGCGTCGGCTGATCGCCCGGATCGGTGGGACGGGCTCGGAGACCGAGGAGTTCGTGCTCGCCCAGACGCTCATCGAGCGCGGATCGGTGGGCGCGCCGCCGCGACGCTGA
- a CDS encoding ABC transporter substrate-binding protein codes for MTNRSTLRRTALLAVAAATALILSACSGGAGAASSTEDNPYGLITPGQIRVASLGDSKPYTFTDADGTFTGFDVELFTDVAKRIGIDDVVFTGQDFSGLLSAVANGQFDVGVAAIGITKEREQTVDFSDGYLAGYLTVMASKDSGITDADSLAGKRLGVVQGTLQEAYAVKNFTKTELVRFPDNNSAISAVNSGSIDAHFLDYEAAKEYAAQYGLVNAIDIPSFDAPAGFAIAKDKPEFKKALDKALAEAMEDGTWKKLYQKWFPGSPMPEQYLPKAEQTSSPSPSASE; via the coding sequence GTGACGAATCGCTCCACCCTCCGCAGGACGGCCCTCCTGGCCGTCGCTGCGGCGACCGCCCTCATCCTCTCCGCGTGCTCCGGTGGTGCCGGCGCCGCGAGCAGCACCGAGGACAACCCCTACGGGCTCATCACCCCCGGACAGATCCGCGTCGCCAGCCTCGGCGACTCGAAGCCGTACACCTTCACGGATGCCGACGGGACGTTCACCGGATTCGACGTCGAACTCTTCACCGACGTCGCCAAGCGGATCGGGATCGACGACGTCGTCTTCACCGGCCAGGACTTCTCCGGCCTGCTCTCCGCCGTCGCGAACGGCCAGTTCGACGTCGGCGTCGCCGCCATCGGCATCACCAAGGAACGCGAGCAGACCGTCGACTTCTCCGACGGCTACCTCGCCGGATACCTCACGGTCATGGCGTCGAAGGACTCCGGCATCACCGATGCGGACAGCCTCGCGGGCAAGCGCCTCGGCGTCGTCCAGGGCACGCTCCAGGAGGCGTACGCGGTCAAGAACTTCACCAAGACCGAACTCGTCCGCTTCCCCGACAACAACTCGGCGATCTCCGCGGTTAACAGCGGCAGCATCGACGCCCACTTCCTCGACTACGAAGCGGCGAAAGAGTACGCGGCCCAGTACGGCCTCGTGAACGCCATCGACATCCCGTCCTTCGACGCACCGGCCGGCTTCGCCATCGCGAAGGACAAGCCCGAGTTCAAGAAGGCCCTGGACAAGGCCCTCGCCGAGGCGATGGAGGACGGCACCTGGAAGAAGCTCTACCAGAAGTGGTTCCCGGGCTCCCCGATGCCCGAGCAGTACCTCCCGAAGGCGGAGCAGACGTCCAGCCCCAGCCCGAGCGCGTCCGAGTAG
- a CDS encoding amino acid ABC transporter permease: protein MDWLDSIIKTFFDFDAMWQVFPQLLGVGLVNTLVISIAATVIGVVLGMIIAIMGISPSRWLRVPARIYTDVFRGLPAILTILLIGQGFARFSQQLFGPSPYPLGILALSLIASAYIGEIFRAGIQSVDRGQLEACRALGMSYGKAMRLVVVPQGIRRVLPALVNQFIAIVKDSSLVYFLGLLVSERELFRVGQDAAVLTGNLSPLVMAGLFYLVITVPLTHLVNFFDNRFRTGRRKATPPKSGLDELDEVQPPLPATTGSNT from the coding sequence ATGGACTGGCTCGACAGCATCATCAAGACCTTCTTCGACTTCGACGCGATGTGGCAGGTGTTCCCGCAGCTGCTCGGCGTGGGACTCGTCAACACCCTCGTCATCTCGATCGCCGCCACGGTCATCGGCGTCGTCCTCGGCATGATCATCGCGATCATGGGCATCTCGCCCTCGCGCTGGCTCCGGGTGCCCGCGCGGATCTACACCGACGTGTTCCGCGGCCTCCCGGCGATCCTCACCATCCTCCTCATCGGCCAGGGCTTCGCCCGCTTCAGCCAGCAGCTGTTCGGCCCCTCCCCCTACCCCCTGGGCATCCTCGCCCTCAGCCTCATCGCCTCCGCCTACATCGGCGAGATCTTCCGCGCCGGCATCCAGAGCGTCGACCGCGGCCAGCTGGAGGCCTGCCGGGCGCTCGGCATGAGCTACGGCAAGGCCATGCGACTCGTGGTGGTGCCGCAGGGCATCCGCCGGGTGCTGCCGGCACTCGTCAACCAGTTCATCGCCATCGTGAAGGACTCGAGCCTCGTCTACTTCCTCGGGCTCCTCGTCAGCGAGCGCGAGCTGTTCCGGGTCGGTCAGGACGCCGCCGTCCTCACCGGCAACCTCTCGCCGCTCGTCATGGCGGGTCTGTTCTACCTCGTCATCACCGTGCCCCTCACCCACCTCGTCAACTTCTTCGACAACCGCTTCCGCACCGGGCGCCGCAAGGCCACCCCGCCGAAGAGCGGCCTCGACGAGCTCGACGAGGTGCAGCCACCCCTGCCAGCCACCACCGGGAGCAACACATGA
- a CDS encoding amino acid ABC transporter ATP-binding protein codes for MTYTSPLPVTDGHFYRGSSLELRDVSMAYGDIHVIREVSIDVEPGTTTCIIGPSGSGKSTLLRGVNRLHEPTSGDVLLAGESALKMKPERLRTRVGLVFQHFNLFPDHTALENVALALRNVKGMSKSESLRVAAARLDDVGLGERSDHRPRDLSGGQQQRVAIARALAMEPEVMLFDEATSALDPELVKGVLNLMAGLAQRGMTMLVVTHEMGFARKVADQVVFMDEGRVVEAGTPSQLFDAPQSPRLQRFLSEVL; via the coding sequence ATGACCTACACCTCTCCCCTGCCCGTCACCGACGGACACTTCTACCGCGGCTCCAGCCTGGAGCTCCGCGACGTCTCGATGGCGTACGGCGACATCCACGTCATCCGCGAGGTGAGCATCGACGTGGAGCCGGGCACCACGACGTGCATCATCGGGCCGTCCGGCTCCGGGAAGTCGACGCTGCTCCGCGGGGTGAACCGGCTGCACGAGCCCACCTCCGGAGACGTGCTCCTCGCCGGTGAGAGCGCCCTGAAGATGAAGCCGGAACGGCTCCGGACGCGGGTCGGGCTCGTGTTCCAGCACTTCAACCTGTTCCCCGACCACACCGCACTGGAGAACGTCGCCCTCGCGCTGCGGAACGTGAAGGGGATGTCGAAGAGCGAGTCGCTCCGGGTCGCCGCGGCACGGCTGGACGACGTCGGGCTGGGCGAACGGTCCGACCACCGGCCGCGCGACCTCTCGGGCGGCCAGCAGCAGCGGGTCGCGATCGCCAGGGCCCTCGCGATGGAACCCGAGGTCATGCTGTTCGACGAGGCCACGAGCGCGCTCGATCCTGAGCTCGTGAAGGGCGTCCTCAACCTCATGGCCGGGCTCGCGCAGCGCGGCATGACGATGCTCGTCGTCACCCACGAGATGGGCTTCGCGCGCAAGGTCGCCGACCAGGTCGTGTTCATGGACGAGGGTCGCGTCGTCGAGGCGGGCACGCCATCACAGCTGTTCGACGCACCGCAGAGCCCGCGCCTGCAGCGCTTCCTCTCCGAGGTCCTCTGA
- a CDS encoding Gfo/Idh/MocA family oxidoreductase, with the protein MAARVTGAIRTGVIGFGTSGAVFHAPFLAADPAYSLDLVVTSDPDRRAEALGRYPGVQVVSTAEELFARADELDLVVIGSPSGTHAALATAALEAGLHVVVDKPFAVTAAEGRAVVDRAAAVDRLVTVFQNRRWDGDFLTVRQLLDEGALGRVHRYESRFEWWKPDPPATWKTVATAADGGGILYDLGTHVIDQAIQLFGEVEDVHAELGVVRPGAVADDDAFVALRHRSGVRSHLWMGSLVAQAGPRFRILGSSGAYTSWGLDGQEPALKAGADPRDEGFGRRDTSGWGSIGVDGATEPVPMADGDYAAFTRLLATALHDGGPPPVDPADAIAVLEIIEAVHTAAAASARSTPEQKEQTA; encoded by the coding sequence ATGGCGGCGCGCGTCACCGGCGCGATCCGGACGGGTGTCATCGGCTTCGGCACCTCCGGCGCGGTGTTCCATGCGCCGTTCCTCGCGGCGGATCCGGCCTACTCGCTCGACCTCGTCGTGACCTCCGACCCGGATCGGCGGGCCGAGGCACTCGGCCGATACCCGGGCGTCCAAGTGGTGTCGACGGCCGAGGAGCTCTTCGCCCGGGCCGACGAGCTCGACCTCGTCGTCATCGGCTCGCCATCCGGCACGCACGCCGCGCTCGCGACAGCCGCCCTGGAAGCAGGCCTGCACGTCGTGGTCGACAAGCCGTTCGCCGTCACCGCGGCCGAGGGCCGGGCCGTCGTCGACCGCGCGGCGGCGGTCGATCGACTCGTCACCGTCTTCCAGAACCGCCGATGGGACGGCGACTTCCTGACCGTGCGGCAGCTGCTCGACGAGGGCGCGCTCGGGCGTGTCCACCGCTACGAGTCGCGCTTCGAGTGGTGGAAGCCGGACCCGCCCGCAACGTGGAAGACGGTCGCCACCGCGGCGGACGGTGGCGGCATCCTCTACGACCTCGGTACGCACGTGATCGACCAGGCGATCCAGCTGTTCGGGGAGGTCGAGGACGTCCACGCCGAGCTCGGGGTCGTCCGGCCGGGGGCGGTCGCCGACGACGACGCCTTCGTGGCCCTCCGGCATCGATCCGGCGTGCGCTCGCACCTGTGGATGGGGTCGCTCGTCGCCCAGGCGGGCCCCCGGTTCCGCATCCTGGGGTCCTCCGGCGCCTACACCTCGTGGGGACTCGACGGCCAGGAGCCCGCGCTCAAAGCCGGCGCCGATCCCCGCGACGAGGGGTTCGGGCGGCGCGACACATCGGGCTGGGGCTCGATCGGCGTCGACGGCGCGACGGAGCCCGTCCCGATGGCCGACGGCGACTACGCCGCCTTCACGCGCCTCCTCGCGACCGCGCTCCACGACGGCGGTCCGCCACCGGTCGATCCGGCCGACGCGATCGCCGTCCTCGAGATCATCGAGGCCGTCCACACGGCCGCAGCAGCTTCAGCACGCAGTACTCCAGAACAGAAAGAGCAGACAGCATGA